Proteins encoded together in one Thermomonospora curvata DSM 43183 window:
- a CDS encoding LiaF domain-containing protein — protein sequence MNSPETSPRPRRESANISAVFTKVERSGRWLVEPDTAVRVVFGRAELDFRQAVLSSQEVTVTIRCLFGGVTVKIPPGVKLDIASLTPPLGGFAFSQDQNYGQPGDDAPTIRLSGSLLLGKLDIRRDQAV from the coding sequence GTGAATTCCCCTGAGACCTCCCCCCGGCCACGCCGCGAGTCGGCGAACATTTCAGCGGTCTTCACCAAGGTCGAGCGCAGCGGTCGCTGGCTGGTGGAACCGGACACCGCCGTGCGGGTCGTCTTCGGCAGAGCCGAGCTGGACTTTCGTCAGGCGGTGCTGAGCAGCCAGGAGGTGACCGTCACCATCCGCTGTCTGTTCGGTGGGGTCACGGTCAAGATTCCGCCGGGGGTCAAGCTGGACATCGCGTCGCTGACGCCCCCGCTCGGCGGGTTCGCCTTCAGCCAGGATCAGAACTACGGGCAGCCCGGCGACGACGCCCCCACGATCCGGCTGAGCGGGTCGCTGCTCTTGGGCAAGCTGGACATCAGGCGCGACCAAGCCGTCTAG